A genome region from Nitrospirota bacterium includes the following:
- the nadB gene encoding L-aspartate oxidase produces the protein MKQQIKKTDFLVIGGGVAGLRAAIELAPHGRVLVLTKDRPTESSTEYAQGGIAVALSDEDEVGIHYEDTLKAGDGLCKKEAVKVLVEEGPEVIRELISWGAQFDKVGSKLAFTKEAAHSRRRILHAHGDATGRELERVLIAKVKTLPTISRYDFAFTLDLIVEVGDSTLRDGQCVGAFVLRGGKLIAIYSKAVVLATGGAGQLYSRTTNPPIATGDGMAIAYRAGAVLEDMEFVQFHPTCLYFPSAPQFLLSEAMRGEGAVLKNINRERFMHRYHPMAELAPRDIVARATVSEMVRTKAKHVYLDLTHLSADFIKKRFPRIYSTCLQYDIDITEDLIPVSPAAHYVMGGVKTDLNGATNIKGLFAAGEVACTGVHGANRLASNSLLEGLVYGARAGKAAADYVNNSGKQKPSRVSYELRPPSKVFDAEKIRNSLRRLMWEKVGIIRCKESLSIAKKRLEEWDFILNADFLQRRELELKNMLTTAKIITEAALMREGSIGAHFRSDFKERGDERHIKWVSGVEGPIPLRNCSNVQVSEIKLEGNN, from the coding sequence ATGAAGCAACAAATAAAGAAAACAGATTTTCTCGTAATCGGTGGCGGTGTAGCAGGCCTGAGGGCAGCTATAGAGTTAGCACCCCATGGCAGGGTTCTTGTCCTGACCAAAGACAGACCAACTGAAAGCAGTACAGAATATGCCCAGGGTGGAATTGCAGTTGCACTCAGCGATGAGGACGAAGTGGGCATTCATTACGAGGACACTCTAAAGGCAGGCGATGGGCTCTGTAAAAAAGAAGCAGTCAAGGTGCTTGTGGAAGAAGGCCCGGAAGTCATCCGTGAACTTATTTCATGGGGAGCCCAGTTCGATAAGGTTGGCAGTAAACTCGCTTTCACAAAGGAAGCTGCTCACTCAAGGCGAAGAATCCTCCATGCCCATGGCGATGCTACAGGCCGCGAGCTTGAAAGGGTTCTCATTGCCAAAGTTAAAACACTGCCAACCATCTCAAGATACGACTTTGCATTTACCCTTGATTTGATTGTAGAAGTCGGAGACTCGACTTTACGAGATGGACAATGTGTTGGTGCTTTTGTACTCAGGGGAGGCAAGCTCATCGCCATTTACTCAAAGGCCGTTGTCCTTGCAACTGGCGGCGCCGGGCAACTCTATTCAAGGACGACAAACCCGCCTATTGCCACAGGTGACGGAATGGCTATTGCTTACAGGGCAGGCGCTGTGCTTGAGGACATGGAGTTTGTTCAGTTCCATCCTACATGTCTTTATTTTCCATCTGCGCCTCAGTTTCTTCTGAGCGAGGCTATGCGAGGCGAAGGAGCAGTTTTAAAAAACATAAACAGAGAGCGTTTTATGCACAGGTATCATCCAATGGCAGAGCTTGCACCGAGGGACATCGTGGCAAGGGCCACAGTATCAGAAATGGTGAGGACAAAGGCAAAACATGTTTATCTCGACCTCACCCATCTCAGTGCCGATTTTATTAAAAAGCGTTTTCCGAGAATTTATTCCACATGCCTTCAATACGATATAGATATAACCGAGGACTTGATTCCTGTCTCCCCTGCGGCCCATTATGTGATGGGCGGGGTTAAGACCGACCTTAATGGAGCCACCAATATCAAAGGCCTATTTGCTGCTGGAGAGGTTGCATGCACGGGTGTCCATGGAGCAAACCGCCTTGCCAGCAACAGTCTACTTGAAGGACTTGTCTATGGCGCAAGGGCAGGAAAAGCCGCTGCCGATTATGTAAACAATTCAGGGAAGCAAAAACCCTCCCGTGTATCCTATGAATTGAGACCACCTTCAAAAGTGTTTGATGCTGAGAAGATAAGGAATTCCCTCAGGCGCCTTATGTGGGAAAAGGTTGGAATAATAAGATGCAAAGAATCCCTGAGCATCGCAAAGAAGCGTCTTGAGGAATGGGACTTTATCCTTAATGCGGATTTCCTCCAGAGGAGAGAGCTGGAACTAAAAAATATGCTCACTACCGCAAAAATCATAACAGAGGCAGCCCTCATGAGGGAAGGAAGCATAGGGGCACACTTCCGCTCAGATTTCAAAGAAAGGGGAGATGAAAGGCACATAAAATGGGTAAGCGGGGTGGAAGGCCCAATACCTCTTAGAAACTGTTCTAATGTTCAGGTATCAGAAATAAAGTTGGAGGGCAACAATTAA
- the pyk gene encoding pyruvate kinase, producing the protein MRKVKIVCTIGPSSSSKSTIRQLIKAGMNVARLNFSYGTHEWHKKVFETLREEAEKHNHTVAILQDLRGLKIRVGSLKGGSILLRKDTPVVISPKDIEGDEKTIPISYPYIIKDAQPGDRILMDDGLLQLKVIKKSKDGIKARVIEGGLLKEKKGVNLPGIRISASTFTEKDKEDLAFGLSMGVDYIAMSFVRSKEDIEQVKGWLKRHNATVPVIAKIEKPQALENIDGILDASDGLMVARGDLGVEVSPEEVPIIQKALIQKANRAMKPVITATQMLESMTEHMRPTRAEATDVANAVLDGTDALMLSAETATGKYPIDALKMMDRIIRYTEAKGESIQSPLLATTGKFSEAVADTACRASADIKAKALVAFTHSGFTALLASKFRPPVPVIAFTTREDICKRMALYWGVIPYIMKPLSSTDEMFIEVEKALLKKGLARRGDSIVIIASSPLTLGGKTNFMKLHRIEL; encoded by the coding sequence ATGCGCAAAGTTAAAATCGTCTGCACCATCGGGCCTTCAAGCAGCAGTAAAAGTACAATCCGCCAGCTCATAAAAGCAGGGATGAATGTTGCACGCCTGAATTTCTCTTACGGAACCCATGAATGGCATAAGAAGGTATTTGAGACCCTGAGGGAAGAGGCAGAAAAACATAATCACACAGTTGCCATTTTACAGGACCTGAGAGGATTAAAGATAAGGGTTGGTTCCCTCAAAGGCGGCTCGATCCTCCTCAGAAAAGACACGCCTGTTGTTATATCACCAAAAGATATAGAGGGCGATGAAAAGACAATACCAATATCGTATCCTTATATTATTAAGGATGCGCAACCAGGAGACAGAATCCTTATGGATGATGGACTTCTTCAACTAAAGGTCATCAAAAAATCTAAGGACGGCATCAAAGCAAGGGTTATTGAGGGCGGCCTTCTCAAAGAAAAAAAAGGAGTGAACCTTCCTGGAATCAGAATTTCAGCCTCCACCTTTACAGAAAAAGATAAGGAAGACCTTGCTTTTGGCCTCAGTATGGGTGTGGATTACATCGCTATGTCCTTTGTCCGTTCAAAAGAAGACATCGAACAGGTAAAGGGCTGGCTGAAAAGACATAACGCAACAGTGCCTGTAATTGCAAAAATAGAAAAACCTCAGGCCCTTGAGAACATAGATGGAATCCTCGATGCCTCGGATGGTCTGATGGTAGCGAGGGGAGACCTTGGTGTTGAAGTTTCTCCAGAAGAAGTACCAATCATACAGAAAGCCTTGATTCAAAAGGCCAACAGGGCAATGAAACCTGTAATTACAGCGACTCAGATGCTTGAGTCTATGACGGAACACATGAGGCCAACAAGGGCTGAGGCAACTGATGTTGCAAATGCAGTGCTTGACGGTACAGATGCACTTATGCTCTCTGCTGAAACCGCTACTGGTAAATACCCGATTGATGCTTTAAAGATGATGGACAGAATTATCCGCTACACAGAGGCAAAAGGGGAGAGCATTCAGAGTCCACTGCTCGCTACCACGGGAAAGTTTTCAGAAGCAGTGGCTGATACAGCTTGCAGGGCATCCGCAGATATAAAGGCAAAAGCCCTTGTTGCCTTCACACACTCAGGGTTTACAGCACTTCTTGCCTCAAAATTCAGACCCCCTGTGCCTGTGATAGCCTTTACCACAAGGGAGGATATCTGTAAAAGAATGGCTCTATATTGGGGAGTGATCCCTTATATAATGAAACCCCTGAGCAGCACTGATGAGATGTTCATTGAGGTTGAAAAGGCACTTTTAAAAAAGGGGCTTGCCAGGCGCGGGGACTCGATTGTGATAATAGCAAGCTCACCTCTTACCCTCGGAGGAAAAACAAATTTCATGAAGCTTCACAGGATTGAATTATAA
- the cobU gene encoding bifunctional adenosylcobinamide kinase/adenosylcobinamide-phosphate guanylyltransferase produces MKVAPKKKIIFITGGTRNGKSAFALKEASKVSGKKAYIATAEALDEEMRQRIEEHKRQRGDKWITYEEPLKIAEVIKEIEGKYSVIIIDCLTLWLSNLMHTGLSVTETINALIDVLTDVGAGLALPNKKSNISKGGPMPAPTIFIVSNEVGMGIVPDNDLARKFRDMAGFFNQKIAKVADEAYMVIAGIPLKIKGPK; encoded by the coding sequence ATGAAAGTCGCACCAAAAAAGAAAATAATTTTTATCACTGGCGGTACAAGAAACGGCAAGAGCGCATTTGCCCTTAAAGAGGCCTCAAAGGTCTCAGGCAAAAAGGCATACATTGCAACTGCAGAAGCACTCGATGAAGAGATGCGCCAGAGGATAGAAGAACATAAGCGTCAGAGGGGCGATAAGTGGATTACATACGAAGAGCCATTGAAGATTGCTGAGGTGATTAAAGAGATAGAAGGCAAATATAGCGTGATCATTATAGATTGCCTCACATTGTGGCTGTCAAATTTAATGCATACTGGTTTGAGTGTAACAGAGACGATTAATGCCCTTATAGACGTTTTAACGGATGTAGGGGCAGGGCTTGCCCTGCCCAATAAAAAATCGAATATATCAAAGGGCGGACCAATGCCCGCCCCTACAATATTTATTGTCTCAAACGAGGTTGGCATGGGCATTGTGCCTGACAATGATCTCGCAAGAAAGTTCAGGGACATGGCTGGTTTTTTTAATCAGAAGATTGCAAAGGTAGCGGACGAGGCGTATATGGTAATTGCAGGAATACCTTTAAAAATTAAAGGCCCAAAATAG
- the cobT gene encoding nicotinate-nucleotide--dimethylbenzimidazole phosphoribosyltransferase encodes MELETVLSRITSINGKFIEQAQSHLDNLTKPPGSLGRLEEFAKRLVAIAENAMPVLDKKVIFTFAGDHGVAEEGVSAYPKEVTRQMVFNFLNGGAGINVLARHAGSEVVVVDIGVDYDFGNVDGLVLKKVVMGTRNIRKGPAMAKHEAIKCIDLGIELANEYAKKGYKIFGTGDMGIANTTPSSAIAAVLTGRPVSEVTGRGTGIGDDVLRNKIKVIEDAISVNKPALSDPVDVLSKVGGAEIGGIAGLIIGAASNRIPVVIDGFISTAGALIAYCLEPKTKDYMFAAHNSVEIGHKAMLEKIGLRPILDLDLRLGEGTGAALAMLIVEAGLKIYREMATFGEAGVSEKV; translated from the coding sequence ATGGAATTAGAAACAGTTTTATCGAGGATAACTTCTATTAACGGCAAATTTATTGAACAGGCCCAGAGCCATCTCGACAATCTCACAAAACCCCCCGGCAGCCTCGGGAGGCTTGAGGAGTTCGCAAAAAGGCTTGTAGCAATCGCAGAAAATGCTATGCCTGTGCTCGATAAAAAAGTCATATTTACTTTTGCTGGAGATCACGGTGTTGCAGAAGAGGGTGTATCAGCCTATCCGAAAGAGGTTACAAGGCAGATGGTATTCAATTTTCTTAATGGTGGCGCTGGAATAAATGTACTTGCGAGACATGCAGGGTCAGAGGTTGTGGTCGTGGACATCGGGGTTGATTATGATTTTGGCAATGTGGATGGCCTTGTTTTAAAAAAAGTCGTCATGGGGACAAGGAATATCAGAAAAGGGCCTGCCATGGCAAAACATGAGGCTATTAAATGCATTGATCTCGGTATCGAGCTTGCTAACGAATATGCAAAGAAGGGTTATAAGATCTTCGGGACAGGGGACATGGGCATTGCCAATACAACACCATCCTCTGCAATAGCAGCAGTGCTAACAGGCAGACCTGTAAGTGAGGTCACAGGGAGAGGCACAGGGATAGGGGATGATGTATTGAGAAATAAGATTAAGGTGATCGAGGATGCAATCTCTGTAAATAAACCTGCCCTGTCAGACCCTGTAGATGTGCTTTCAAAAGTTGGAGGCGCTGAGATTGGAGGCATTGCGGGCTTAATCATCGGCGCAGCTTCAAACAGGATTCCTGTTGTTATCGATGGGTTTATATCAACCGCAGGTGCGCTAATAGCATATTGTCTTGAGCCAAAGACTAAGGATTATATGTTTGCAGCTCACAATTCAGTTGAGATAGGCCATAAAGCAATGCTTGAGAAGATTGGATTAAGGCCAATTCTTGACCTTGATTTAAGGCTCGGCGAAGGCACGGGCGCTGCCCTCGCAATGCTCATAGTTGAGGCAGGGCTGAAGATATACAGGGAGATGGCGACATTCGGAGAGGCAGGGGTATCAGAAAAAGTTTAA
- the cobS gene encoding adenosylcobinamide-GDP ribazoletransferase, whose amino-acid sequence MKSILTAFQFLTIIPVKNSMAVDKDDIAKSSSAFVIVGFFQGILLIATDYISGLVFHPDLVTGIILLVLVLSNGGFHLDGLADTFDAIAIKSSGDSEKDREKRLAVMKDSTIGPIGVIAIVFALAIKYLSLKNLSHFPLFAYYSSLLLMPVLPKWTMGISMFHGKPSREEGLGRIFINRISLKEIAISTLILFLLIMLLQILFIRYTPDSQYVFYAVLLVTMYFFCLAWVSFFNRKFGGLNGDTLGAISEVTEIFFLLLVLAWSQLFI is encoded by the coding sequence ATGAAAAGTATATTAACCGCATTTCAATTTCTAACGATAATACCAGTCAAGAACAGTATGGCTGTTGATAAGGACGATATTGCAAAAAGCTCATCTGCCTTTGTCATAGTTGGTTTTTTCCAGGGCATATTGCTTATAGCTACAGACTATATTTCTGGCCTGGTCTTTCACCCCGACCTTGTTACAGGGATAATCCTGCTTGTACTTGTTCTGTCCAATGGCGGTTTTCACCTCGATGGACTTGCTGACACCTTTGATGCTATCGCAATTAAATCAAGCGGAGATAGCGAAAAAGACAGAGAAAAGAGACTCGCAGTAATGAAGGATAGCACAATAGGGCCCATCGGTGTAATAGCAATAGTCTTTGCACTGGCTATAAAATATCTCTCTTTGAAGAATCTATCTCATTTTCCATTGTTCGCTTACTATTCATCTCTTCTCCTGATGCCGGTGCTGCCAAAATGGACCATGGGCATATCAATGTTTCATGGCAAGCCATCGAGAGAAGAAGGGCTTGGAAGGATTTTCATAAATCGAATCAGCCTTAAAGAAATTGCAATTTCTACCCTGATACTTTTCCTATTAATAATGTTGTTGCAGATATTGTTCATCCGTTATACGCCGGATAGTCAGTATGTCTTTTATGCAGTTTTACTGGTAACAATGTATTTTTTCTGTCTCGCATGGGTCAGTTTCTTCAATAGAAAATTTGGCGGACTTAACGGAGATACACTCGGTGCAATCAGTGAGGTTACAGAAATATTTTTCTTATTACTGGTATTGGCATGGTCACAACTCTTTATTTAA
- a CDS encoding histidine phosphatase family protein yields MVTTLYLIRHGQILNHNEWRFTGHLDIEMDETGISQFYAIADCLSRYDIRAVYSSDLRRSLKGAELIANKLNISSFINPSFRELSFGKWEGLKAEEIPEPIPEDLTDFRFGGGETIRELQQRVIPALKDIISRHKGEEITLVGHGGVNRIILLDALGVEPKNFYRIKQEYGCLNIIEYAENGFASVRLINGGPCPRH; encoded by the coding sequence ATGGTCACAACTCTTTATTTAATAAGACACGGACAGATCCTCAACCATAACGAGTGGAGATTCACAGGACACCTGGATATCGAAATGGATGAGACAGGTATCAGCCAGTTTTATGCAATAGCGGATTGCCTATCAAGATATGACATCAGGGCTGTTTACTCGAGTGATTTAAGGCGTTCTTTAAAGGGCGCAGAACTAATTGCAAACAAATTGAATATCAGCTCATTTATTAACCCTTCCTTCAGAGAGCTTTCTTTCGGAAAATGGGAAGGGTTGAAAGCAGAGGAGATCCCAGAGCCCATACCTGAGGATTTAACTGATTTCAGATTTGGTGGAGGAGAGACAATCAGAGAGCTTCAACAACGTGTTATTCCTGCTCTGAAGGATATCATATCAAGGCACAAAGGCGAGGAGATAACGCTCGTTGGCCACGGCGGCGTAAACAGGATCATTTTACTTGATGCCCTCGGTGTGGAACCGAAGAACTTTTACAGGATAAAGCAGGAATATGGATGCCTGAATATCATCGAGTATGCTGAAAATGGATTTGCATCTGTAAGATTGATTAATGGAGGGCCATGTCCAAGGCATTAA
- a CDS encoding cobyric acid synthase, with translation MSKALMIQGTGSGVGKSLIVAGLCRIFRDMGINVAPFKAQNMALNSFVTKDGGEIGRAQALQAEAARIEPSVDMNPILLKASGDSGCQVILNGRVHSNMKAQEYYAFKNEAWMAVTQAYERLSKRYDLIIVEGAGSPAEINLSDDEVVNMRVARYTNAPVILVGDIDKGGVFASFYGTIGLLDGDADYIKAFIVNKFRGDMEILRPGLTMIYEKTGRPVIGVVPYVGELWLHEEDGLSLQNANFKMQTSKCKTIKIVVVRVQHISNFTDFDPFIYEPDVELVYSLREDDIENTDLVIIPGSKNTVKDLLFLRESGIEESIKRAAKKGIPLIGICGGYQMLGERIYDPYGIESSIEEIKGLGLLNIETIFERVKTTCQVEATLVKSSELGVQSEDTLKGYEIHMGISKGGTGLFRLKRISSNSSLILDGSIKGNCWGTYIHGIFDNDQFRRALINSIRIKKGLMPIEEIVNYSKLRDDALNKWAEILRGTIDMKFIDGLIKG, from the coding sequence ATGTCCAAGGCATTAATGATACAGGGGACTGGATCCGGTGTAGGAAAGAGCCTTATTGTTGCAGGTCTCTGCAGGATATTCAGGGATATGGGAATTAATGTCGCACCTTTCAAGGCACAGAACATGGCACTGAACTCTTTCGTAACAAAAGATGGCGGCGAGATTGGGCGTGCACAGGCACTTCAGGCAGAGGCAGCGAGGATAGAGCCATCAGTGGATATGAACCCTATACTCCTTAAGGCATCTGGTGATTCTGGCTGTCAGGTGATTTTAAATGGCAGGGTTCATTCGAACATGAAGGCTCAGGAATACTATGCATTCAAGAATGAGGCATGGATGGCTGTAACTCAGGCATATGAGAGATTATCAAAGAGATATGACCTCATCATTGTTGAGGGTGCCGGAAGCCCTGCCGAGATAAATCTCAGCGATGATGAAGTAGTCAATATGAGGGTTGCCCGTTATACAAACGCGCCTGTAATTCTTGTTGGAGATATTGATAAGGGAGGAGTCTTCGCATCCTTTTACGGAACTATCGGCCTCCTCGATGGTGATGCTGATTATATAAAGGCATTTATTGTCAATAAATTCCGCGGTGACATGGAAATCCTGAGACCAGGACTTACTATGATATATGAAAAAACAGGCAGGCCTGTAATCGGTGTAGTTCCCTATGTGGGAGAACTCTGGCTTCATGAAGAAGACGGGCTGTCACTTCAAAATGCAAACTTCAAAATGCAAACTTCAAAATGCAAGACTATAAAAATTGTTGTAGTGAGGGTACAGCATATATCCAACTTCACTGACTTTGATCCCTTTATATACGAGCCTGATGTTGAACTGGTCTACTCACTAAGGGAAGATGATATTGAGAATACAGACCTCGTCATAATCCCTGGTTCAAAGAACACTGTAAAAGATCTCCTCTTCCTCCGAGAAAGTGGGATAGAAGAAAGCATAAAACGTGCTGCAAAAAAGGGCATCCCGCTTATTGGTATCTGTGGCGGCTATCAGATGCTCGGTGAAAGGATATACGACCCCTACGGTATTGAAAGTTCCATCGAGGAAATCAAAGGCCTTGGGCTCCTAAACATAGAGACGATTTTTGAGAGGGTCAAAACGACATGCCAGGTGGAGGCAACATTAGTTAAGAGTTCAGAGTTAGGAGTTCAGAGCGAAGATACCTTAAAGGGCTATGAAATTCATATGGGAATAAGTAAAGGTGGAACTGGTTTATTCAGACTAAAAAGAATTTCATCAAACTCGTCACTGATACTGGACGGTTCAATAAAGGGAAACTGCTGGGGGACTTATATCCATGGGATATTTGACAATGACCAATTCAGGCGGGCTCTCATAAATTCTATCAGGATAAAGAAAGGATTAATGCCCATAGAAGAAATTGTGAACTATTCAAAGTTAAGGGACGATGCCCTCAATAAATGGGCAGAAATCTTAAGGGGAACTATAGATATGAAATTTATAGATGGCCTGATAAAGGGTTGA
- the cobD gene encoding cobalamin biosynthesis protein CobD has translation MVETAQDIYSLLSNPYALLILAFILDLCIGDPKWLPHPVRIMGWAISKTEKILRKWGVGKKKWEVIEKFKGILLVVIIVCVTLWLTWFITYFLLLMNTSYFLLLTSYLLLVYLISTTISVKGLIDSAGLVIGSLRDKDLLGARTRLSNIVGRDTDSLDEKSILKATVESLAENASDGIIAPLFYFAIGGLPLAMTYKAINTMDSMVGYKNDKYRHFGWAAARLDDVANYIPARITGILIVMASSILNWSLVTGHWSLKIMFRDGRNHPSPNSGVPEAAIAGSLGVRLGGPSKYAGVTVDKSFIGMERVKDYLSASEEAINIVRVASLLALWIAMVILYVRGLT, from the coding sequence ATGGTTGAGACTGCTCAGGACATTTATTCTCTGCTCTCTAACCCATACGCATTATTGATACTCGCATTCATACTTGACTTATGCATCGGCGATCCAAAATGGCTTCCACATCCTGTGAGGATTATGGGATGGGCTATTAGTAAAACAGAGAAAATCCTGAGAAAGTGGGGGGTGGGGAAAAAAAAGTGGGAAGTAATTGAGAAATTTAAAGGTATTCTTCTGGTAGTTATAATTGTTTGTGTCACCCTCTGGCTAACATGGTTTATAACTTATTTTTTATTACTCATGAATACTTCTTACTTCCTGCTTCTTACTTCCTATTTGCTACTTGTTTATCTCATATCAACCACAATCTCTGTAAAGGGTCTTATAGATTCAGCAGGGCTTGTTATAGGGTCTCTAAGGGATAAAGATCTTTTGGGTGCAAGGACGAGATTAAGCAATATAGTAGGCCGCGATACAGATAGCCTCGATGAAAAGAGTATTCTAAAGGCAACGGTCGAGAGCCTTGCAGAGAATGCCTCTGACGGGATAATTGCACCCCTTTTTTATTTCGCAATTGGAGGACTTCCTCTTGCAATGACATATAAGGCAATAAACACAATGGATTCAATGGTTGGATATAAGAATGATAAATATAGGCATTTTGGCTGGGCAGCGGCAAGGCTCGATGATGTTGCCAATTATATACCTGCAAGAATAACAGGTATATTGATTGTTATGGCATCATCTATCCTCAACTGGTCACTGGTCACTGGTCACTGGTCACTAAAAATTATGTTCCGCGATGGCAGAAACCACCCAAGTCCCAATAGTGGTGTTCCAGAGGCTGCCATTGCAGGGTCACTGGGTGTAAGGCTTGGTGGTCCATCAAAATACGCAGGAGTTACAGTGGATAAGTCTTTTATAGGGATGGAACGGGTAAAGGATTATTTATCTGCATCTGAAGAAGCAATAAACATAGTAAGAGTTGCATCCCTGTTAGCCCTTTGGATTGCAATGGTCATCTTATATGTAAGGGGGTTAACATGA
- a CDS encoding threonine-phosphate decarboxylase: MRSSDLHGGNIYKFAEELGIDERKIMDFSASINPLGVSKNAKAEIRNHMKYLHNYPDPDAKKLRLQIAKHHNIEPESIICGNGSTELIYLVVRAIRPERVLIPAPTFSEYERACKASDELRVTSCELKKENNFDIDPDEFINAMVKLHHSITPMAFLCNPNNPTGRLLKKDGLMKITEAAKELKCTLIIDEAFIDFCPEDSLINEVQNNPYLIVLRSMTKFYALSGLRIGYGVFPQHLIEILKKYKEPWTVNSLAQMAAVIALKDRIYRDETFRLIQVEKKFLEKGFKKLGIGFSPSDANFYLLKIDNAREIYDRLKMKGILVRDCSNFKGLDSRYIRVAVKSHKDNMTLIKELSRLLSSSDNSRGLNV, encoded by the coding sequence ATGAGGTCCTCAGATCTTCACGGTGGCAACATATATAAGTTCGCAGAAGAGCTTGGCATAGACGAAAGAAAGATAATGGACTTTAGCGCATCCATAAATCCACTCGGAGTATCGAAAAATGCAAAGGCAGAGATACGGAATCACATGAAATATCTCCATAATTACCCTGACCCCGATGCAAAGAAGCTTAGATTACAGATCGCAAAACATCACAATATAGAACCTGAATCGATTATATGCGGCAATGGCAGCACCGAGTTGATATATCTTGTCGTAAGGGCGATAAGGCCTGAAAGGGTTCTTATACCTGCACCGACTTTTTCTGAATATGAAAGGGCATGCAAAGCCAGTGACGAGTTACGAGTGACGAGTTGCGAGTTAAAAAAGGAAAATAATTTTGACATAGACCCTGACGAATTCATTAACGCAATGGTGAAACTCCATCACTCCATCACTCCTATGGCATTCTTGTGCAACCCCAATAACCCAACAGGAAGATTATTGAAAAAAGATGGCCTTATGAAAATAACAGAGGCAGCCAAGGAATTAAAATGTACGCTCATAATTGATGAGGCGTTTATAGACTTTTGCCCTGAAGATTCTTTAATAAATGAAGTTCAGAATAATCCTTATCTCATTGTCTTAAGGTCAATGACAAAGTTTTATGCCCTTTCTGGTTTGAGGATTGGATACGGTGTATTTCCGCAACATTTAATAGAGATATTAAAGAAGTATAAAGAGCCATGGACTGTAAACAGCCTTGCACAGATGGCAGCAGTGATAGCACTTAAGGACAGGATATACAGAGATGAGACATTCAGACTGATACAGGTAGAGAAAAAATTCCTTGAAAAGGGTTTCAAGAAATTGGGGATAGGGTTTTCTCCTTCCGATGCTAATTTCTATCTGCTGAAGATAGATAATGCACGAGAGATATACGACAGGTTGAAAATGAAGGGTATCCTTGTGAGGGATTGCTCTAACTTCAAAGGGCTTGACAGCAGATACATCAGGGTTGCTGTAAAATCACACAAAGATAATATGACATTAATAAAAGAACTATCCAGACTATTAAGCAGTTCAGATAATTCAAGAGGTTTAAATGTGTAA